TGCGTACACCTTGGAAAGCTTTTTAACTTGGTTTTTTAATGTTTATATCGTGACAGATGAAAGAGTAATTGATATTGATTTTTATAATTTAATTTATAAAGAAGTAAGTGACGCCAATATAGACAAGATTCAGGACGTAACTTATAAAATGGGTGGTGCTATCAGAACAGTTTTTAACTATGGTGATGTTTTAATTCAAACAGCTTCAGAAGTTCCAAATTTTGAGTTTGAAGCAGTGCCTAAGCCTGACAAGGTTGCAAAAATTCTACAAGACTTAAGAATTGAGGAACAACAAGAGGCAATAGAGGGGAGAGTTAGATGATTTTTGACATTACTGTCTGGGCAATTTTGAAAATATTTATACTAGTCTTTTTAGGGTTATATATTATTTTTTCTTTAGTGGTTGTTAGGCAGGTCCAATTGATGGTTTCTACCGTTAAAGTTGGTTTTGAAAATCAACTTAAACTCTTGGCTTTTGTCCATCTTCTTTTTGCCATAGCAGTATTATTCTTCGCCTTAATAACCTTGTAGTGAAATGCCATTAAAATTAACATCGAATTTGGGTCGGCCCAACCTAGAGGGAGTAGGATATGTAAGTTTGGATCAGAATTCTTCAAAAATAACAATAGTCTGTGAACCCGGATGCACCGCTTTTTTAGATAGAGGTGGAAATGAAGTAAAACTTGCAGAAGGTAAAGACAAAACAGTTAAAGTTTCAGGAATTGCAAAAATTGGTGATATCTACTCAATTACCAGAGGATTGGAAAAGTTGATTGTAAAGGTTGAACAACAGATTGAAACAGTTGAAGAAGATATTTATATAAACACTCACCAAGTTAACGATTCAACAGACCAGAAAAGAAAAACAGTTATAAGTGTTGGGATTATTGTTTTGATTTTATTAATCGTAAGTGTTGTATTTGGGATAAATCAAAAAAAGATAAATGAATTTAATAAAAAAAGTACAGTTCTTTTAAACCAAGCTTTAAGCGATTATGACTTGGCTGTTTCGGGATCGGTTGATGTTGAAGATGCTAGAAAAAGTTTTGTTAACTCAAAAACAATTGCATTGGAGTTGAAATCAAGTGGTTTTAAAAACAACACACTTGATGAGCTAATAGAAAAAATCAATTCAATTGAGGCAAATATTTTAGGTGAGATTCAAGCTGAAATAAAAGAATTTCTAGACCTAACCCTACAAACATCAGGCTTTATGGGTTACGAAGTTGTTTCTTCTGGTGAGGAAATGTTTATTCTAGACAAGGACACCAAAAACATAATTAGGGTAGAAATTAAAAACAAAAACGCACGTTTAGTTGTCAACTCAAGCGAAGGTGAAGGTATAGAAAAAATTGGTTCATATGAAAATAGACTTTTCTTGGAAAAAAATGATGGCATATATGAACTTAAATCAAGTGGAATGGAGAAACAGGTAGAAAAAGACTGGGAAAATAGTATTTTTTACTTGTATGCAGGTAATATCTACACATTGGGTATTAATGACAATCAAATATATAGATATTCTGGTAGCCAAGGAGGGTTTTCCTCAAAATCAAGTTGGCTGGCACCTGGAATAGAGATGGATTTATCAAAAGTTACAGACGTTGCCATAGACGGATCTATTTGGGCAATATCATCATCAGGAAAAGTTACAAAATTTACACTAGGTAACCCCCAATCAATTAGTTTAAAAGGAATATCTGAGCAATTAATTAATCCAACTGCAATTTATACTAATGAAAACTTAAAATATGTATATATCTTAGAAAAAGATAGGGGAAGAGTAGTAGTTTTGGAAAAAAATGGAAACTTCAAAATGCAATACATAAACGATGAAATTAAAAACACAACTGATTTGGTAGTATCTGAGAAGGAAAACAAAATCATACTTCTGACAGGCCCTAAACTTTTATTCATAGAACCAAACAACTAACACTTAGTGGAGATGGAGGGAATCGAACCCTCATCCGAAAAACTTTATAACAAAACTTCTACAAGCTTATTTAGTTAATGAAATTTCCTTTTAACTTATCCAACTAACAGGAGATTAAAAGTAAGATTTAATTATCTTTTGTAAAATTCCTTTAAATCAAAAGGAAAATTACAGCATCTCGAATTGGTTTACACCCAGTCGGTCCGATCGAGAATCAGACTTCAGGACGCCAGTTAAGCGTATAACATTTGATAGTTATAAGCGAAGCTAGGAGCGATGTTTTTAGGCATTGC
This bacterium DNA region includes the following protein-coding sequences:
- a CDS encoding PH domain-containing protein; this encodes MPEVFSAHKPKTVNYPKQNSLYKNKPSHHANPLSSFAEMPSRIHFETQDNEEKIVLLLRKHIITNLGWIVTSIILFLTPFFVSGLPLFDNIPDNFMFIFILIWYLISIAYTLESFLTWFFNVYIVTDERVIDIDFYNLIYKEVSDANIDKIQDVTYKMGGAIRTVFNYGDVLIQTASEVPNFEFEAVPKPDKVAKILQDLRIEEQQEAIEGRVR